One region of Bubalus kerabau isolate K-KA32 ecotype Philippines breed swamp buffalo chromosome 6, PCC_UOA_SB_1v2, whole genome shotgun sequence genomic DNA includes:
- the DCST2 gene encoding DC-STAMP domain-containing protein 2 yields MSKVMKDAVQRLEAEEPSVARAVVRSTGGFILGLSLATAYGLLELLVEEHSPWGCLAGTLTLAAFLSLGMGFSRQVRATVLLQLPQAFSKQGRTLLLVAAFGLVLQGPCANTLRNFTQASEAVACGAELALNQTAKVLERAKQPLVSALNKIKAIAQRAKQVADQVRKFFRSIMDGVKHVARALRNVWYWLLHIGDVCNSELGNPYLKCARVFDDAKDSCMKVIPQAYHLCFVLMPFKLMLCGLASVVQVFCIIPGYIQTFLRETMSTPVRNLINRVRQEFEFNMTATHYFSVDLNASRSLSQVALDLQEAVGMKLYRIREALALMGYTTPLLLLLLYLQALYYRYGYLNWDSFDNIYITSQFLRMEAVRSRAGLPTVLPLTAHEARHYIQPGSIFLSRWEQIFCILAIFHLARHLFLVLFLVFLDYAVFWVLDLARYHLQGEVVARSPVFMSITVEGTGSTGKIYRDLVSAFNVLQQGNITVLSRRCQLHPSEPNSTGYIVIGVMYGLCFFVTLFGNHVSRLRRLICASYYPSREQERISYLYNVLLSRRTKLLAALHRSVRRRAADHGHMSILLVLAGRCSCLVPFISYFSQHQTYCLGCGQPQDEGDTENSVACSTPGCRGLFCLTCFRLLGNSCSVCASPLSYQEELDLELDSSDEEGPRLWLAAAHRKGPEQEALLRQQLQEALGRTLSSDSMSESSDLDEEKGLRERRHR; encoded by the exons ATGTCCAAGGTCATGAAGGATGCTGTGCAGCGCTTGGAGGCAGAGGAGCCGAGCGTGGCGCGGGCTGTGGTCCGCAGCACGGGGGGCTTTATCCTGGGCTTGTCCCTGGCCACAGCCTACGGGCTGCTGGAGCTGCTGGTGGAAGAGCATAGCCCCTGGGGCTGCCTGGCGGGCACCCTCACTTTGGCCGCCTTCCTTAGTCTGGGCATGGGATTCTCCCGCCAGGTCCGGGCCACTGTCCTTCTGCAGCTGCCCCAGGCCTTCTCCA AGCAGGGCCGGACACTGCTGTTGGTGGCTGCCTTTGGGTTGGTGTTACAAGGGCCTTGTGCCAACACCCTGCGCAACTTCACCCAGGCCAGCGAGGCTGTGGCCTGTGGGGCAGAACTGGCCCTGAACCAGACCGCCAAAGTGCTGGAGAGGGCCAAGCAGCCCCTCGTCA GTGCTCTGAACAAGATTAAAGCCATTGCCCAGAGAGCCAAGCAGGTGGCTGACCAGGTCCGAAAGTTCTTCCGGTCAATCATGGATGGCGTGAAGCACGTAG CCAGGGCCCTGCGGAACGTGTGGTATTGGCTCCTGCACATCGGTGATGTGTGCAACTCGGAGCTGGGCAACCCCTACTTGAAGTGTGCTCGGGTCTTTGATGATGCCAAGGACAGCTGCATGAAGGTCATACCACAAGCCTACCACCTGTGCTTCGTGCTCATGCCCTTCAAGCTGATGCTCTGTGGACTTGCCAGTG TGGTCCAGGTGTTCTGCATCATCCCTGGCTATATCCAGACCTTCCTGCGAGAGACCATGAGTACCC CTGTGAGGAATTTGATTAACCGAGTGCGTCAAGAGTTTGAGTTCAACATGACAGCCACCCATTACTTCTCTGTGGATCTAAACGCCTCTCGGAGCCTGTCCCAGGTAGCTCTGGACCTCCAGGAAGCCGTCGGCATGAAGCTGTACCGCATCCGAGAGGCCTTGGCTCTGATGGGCTACACCACACCTCTGCTGCTCCTGCTTCTTTACCTCCA AGCCCTGTATTACCGATACGGTTACCTGAACTGGGACAGTTTCGACAACATCTACATCACCAGCCAATTCCTGCGCATGGAGGCTGTCCGCTCCAGGGCAGGATTGCCCACGGTGCTGCCGCTCACCGCCCATGAGGCCAGACACTACATCCAGCCAG GCTCCATCTTCTTGTCCCGGTGGGAGCAGATTTTTTGCATCCTGGCGATCTTCCACCTTGCCCGGCACCTCTTCCTTGTGTTGTTCCTGGTCTTCCTGGACTATGCCGTCTTCTGGGTCCTGGACCTGGCTCGGTACCACCTGCAGGGGGAGGTTGTGGCCCGAA GCCCTGTGTTCATGTCCATAACTGTGGAAGGCACTGGCTCCACGGGGAAGATTTACCGCGACCTAGTATCGGCATTCAATGTCCTCCAGCAAGGCAACATCACCGTCCTGTCCCGACGCTGCCAGCTGCATCCCTCAGAGCCCAACTCCACTGGTTACATAGTCATCG GCGTCATGTATGGCCTTTGCTTCTTTGTCACTTTGTTCGGCAACCATGTCAGTCGGCTGCGGCGGCTCATCTGTGCCTCCTACTACCCATCTCGGGAGCAG GAGAGGATCTCCTACCTCTACAATGTACTTCTGAGCCGCCGAACCAAGCTGCTGGCTGCCCTGCACCGATCAGTGAGGAGACGGGCAGCTGACCACGGCCACATGAGCATCCTCCTGGTGTTGGCCGGACG GTGTTCCTGCCTGGTTCCATTTATCAGCTACTTCAGCCAGCATCAGACCTACTGCCTGGGCTGCGGGCAGCCACAGGACGAGGGAGACACAGAGAATTCGGTGGCCTGCAGTACCCCAGGCTGCAGAG GTCTCTTCTGTCTCACCTGCTTCCGTCTCCTGGGCAACAGCTGCTCCGTGTGTGCATCTCCCCTCTCCTACCAGGAGGAGCTGGATCTAGAGCT AGACTCCAGTGATGAGGAGGGCCCCCGCCTATGGCTGGCTGCAGCTCACCGAAAGGGTCCTGAGCAGGAGGCGCTACTGCGGCAGCAGCTCCAGGAAGCTCTGGGCAGGACCCTCTCATCGGATTCCATGTCGGAATCCAG